The following nucleotide sequence is from Halorussus caseinilyticus.
CCTGCCCGACGCCGACCTCCGGGAGGCGTTCGAGTCGGTCGTCGGCCACCCCAACACCGCGAGCAAGCGGTGGGTCTACCGCCAGTACGACCACGAGGTGCAGGTCCGGACCGCGACCGGACCGGGCGACGACGCCGCGGTTCTCGCGCTCCGAGAGGCCGAAAAAAGGTCTCTCCGTCTCCTCGGGCGCGGACCCGCGCTGGACCGCGGCCGCGCCCTACGAGGGCGCGCGCGCAGTCGCGTTGGAGAACGCCACGAACCTCGCGGCGAAGGGCGCGACCCCCCTCGCCGCGGTGGACTGTCTCAACGGCGGCAACCCCGAGAAGCCCGACGTGTACGGCGGATTCAAGGGAATCGTGGACGGTCTCGCCGACATGTGTTCGGCGCTCGACGCGCCGGTCGTCGGCGGGAACGTCTCGCTGTACAACGACTCGCCGTCGGGTCCCATCCCGCCGACGCCGACGCTGGCGATGACCGGTACGAAGGAGGGCTACGACGCGCCTCCGGCCGCCCTCTCGGACGACGCGGCCGACTCGACCCTCCTCGCGGTCGGCGACTCGGGCGGCGACCGACTCGGCGGGTCGGAGTACCTCGCGCAGACGGGCGGGAGCGACCGCTTCCCCGCGCTTCCGGAGAATCCCCGCGAAGTCGTGGAGACGCTCGCCGAGATTGCGGACCACGAGGCGACCGCCGCGGTCCACGACGTGAGCCACGGGGGTCTGGCGGTCGCGCTCGCCGAGATGGTCACGGACGAGGCGGGCGCGACGGCGGACGTGGCGTCGGTCGAAGCTCTCTTCGCCGAGACGCCGGGTCGCGCCGTCGTCGCCACGACCGACGCCGAGGCAGTCCGCGAGGCGTTCGAGGGCGTCGCGCCGGTCGCCGAACTCGGCGAGGCAGACGACTCGGGCGCGCTCTCGCTGACGGTCGATGGGGAGTCGCTGAACTACGGCGCCGCGGAAATCGCCGACCTCCGGGACGTGCTGGCGCGCGAACTCGACTAGGTAGGGATTGTTCCCGGCATCTCTTTTTCCCCGGCGCGTGCGGGCGCGCCCTCCGTGGTCCGCCCGGTCGCGCGAGGGATGAGTAGCACAGCGACCGGAGAGAGCGAGGCTTGCGAGACGCTTCGCGTCTCGCTGACCTGCGGTCGCGGGCAACGCAATCGGTTGGGGAGGGTGTGTCCCGCGGTCGCGGTGCGGTCTCACAGGAGTCGGCAGTAGCTCGCTCCCTCGTAACTATCACTCTCCACTCGCGGACCTTCGAACTGTTACACTCTCACGACACCGACCCCCCGACATCCACCGTCGGCGACGCCACGACGCGCTCCCGAAGAGCAAAAACTCGCCGAAAAAGTACCGAGACGGTCGCTCAGGCCGCGAGGAGCGGAAGCGCGAACGCCACGACGAGTCCGACCGCGAGAACCGCGAAACCGATGCCGACCTGCGACATCGAGAAGTCCTGCATCGGGGAAGTAACTCGGTCTAGACCCTCTACGTCGTGGCCGTGGTCGGTGTGGTCGTCGTTGTGGTCGTCCATGCCTCAGCGTTCCCGGTCCTCCCACTTAAGCGCAACCAAACCTAAGCCGTCGGGACTCGATAGTCCGACCACATGGAGCGAGGTGACCCCCAGTCGTCGGTAGACGCGAGCGGAGACGCCGAGGCGTCCGCCGACTGGTCCGATGCGCTCGGCGTGAACCGGGAGTGGTGGAAGGAAGCCGTCGTCTACCAACTCTACCCGCGGAGCTTCTTCGACTCCGACGGCGACGGAATCGGAGACTTGCGCGGCGTTGAGGAGAAACTGGACTACCTCGAGGCCCTCGGCGTGGACGTGGTGTGGCTCAACCCCGTCTACGACTCGCCGAACGCCGACAACGGCTACGACATCCGCGACTACCGCGCCATCATGGACGAGTTCGGGACGATGGACCACTTCGACCGCCTGCTCGACGGACTCCACGAGCGCGATATTCGGCTCATCATGGACCTCGTGGTCAACCACACGTCCGACGAACACGAGTGGTTCCGGAAGTCCCGCGAGTCCGGAGACGGCGAGTTCCGGGACTTCTACGTCTGGCGCGACGGCCGCGGCGACGGACCGGGCGGGAAGGGAAAGCCACCCAACAACTGGGAGTCGGCGTTCGGCGGGTCGGCGTGGACCTACGACGACCGGACCGAGCAGTATTACCTCCACCTCTTCGACGAGAAGCAACCCGACCTCAACTGGGAGAACCCCGAGGTCCGCGAACGAATCTACGAGATGATGCGGTGGTGGCTCGACAAAGGCATCGACGGCTTTCGGATGGACGTTATCGACCTCATCTCGAAGGCCGACGGCCTGCCCGACGGCGACCCCGACTCGGGATGGGTCGGCGCGGAACACTTCATGACCGGGCCGCGCGCCCACGAGTACATCTCGGAGATGTACGACGAGGTGCTTTCGGGCCGGGACGTGATGACCGTCGGCGAGATGCCCGGTGCAACTGTCGAAGAGGCCCAGCAGTACCTCGGACCGGACGGCGACGGCCTGAACATGGTGTTTCACTTCGAACACGTCACGCTCGACTACGGCGAGAGCGGCGACCGGTGGACCATCGGCGACTTCTCGCTCCCGGAGTTCAAGCAGGTGCTGACGAAGTGGCAGAACGGCTTGGAGGGTGAGGGCTGGAACAGCGTCTACCTCGGCAACCACGACTGGCCCCGGATGCTCTCGCGGTTCGGCGACGACGACCTCTACCGCATCGAGTCCGCGAAGATGCTGGCGACGTTGCTGTTTACCCTCCGCGGGACGACCTACGTCTATCAGGGCGACGAAATCGGCATGACGAACTTCCCCTTCGAGCGCGAGGAGCAGGTCATGGACGTGGGCGCGCGGAACTTCGTGAACCGCGCCAAGCGACAGGGCCGGGAGATGGACGAGATTCTCCGCATCGTGACCCGCAGAAGCCGCGACAACGCCCGGACGCCGATGCAGTGGTCCGACGCCGAGAACGCGGGGTTCACCGACGGAGAGCCGTGGATTCCGGTCAACCCGAACTACGAGACGGTGAACGTCGCGGACGCGAGGGCGCGCGCCGACTCCATCTGGCACTACTACAGGGACCTCGTGGACTTCCGGAAATCGACGCCCGTCGCGGTCTACGGCGACTACGACCTGCTCCTGCCCGACGACCCGGACATCTACGCCTACCTTCGGACGCTCGGCGACGACCGACTCCTCGCGGTCCTGAACTTCGGCGACGGGACCCCGACGTTCTCGCTCCCGCCGGGTATAGAGTACGACGACGCCGAGTGCGTCCTGCACAACTACGCGGTGGACGCCGCGGGACCGCGCTCGTTCGAGATGCGGCCCTACGAGGCCCGAGTGTACGAGTTGGAGTGATTTTCCGGGGGAGACGACTGCCCGAGTCTGGCTTTTGAGGTTATATTATTTGATGTACGGCACGCGCGAGCGCGACGCTCTCGTGCGCCGCGCGAACGCGCGAGGTCCGCACTCGGCCCGACGAACCACCGGACGCGCGCCGGACGACCAACCGCCCGGGTGGGGTGAAGGGACCGTCCGGTCGCGTTCACTGTGGTCGCCTCAGTGACCCCTATCCGAGCGAGCGAACGCAGTGAGCGAGCGAGGATATGTCACTGAGCGGCCGTCTCGTGAACGGATGTGAACGAGACCTCGGAAGTCACAGCCCGCGTGGTTCGAGAGCAACGCTCTCGTCATCCCGAAAATCTTCGATTTTCGGCGACAACGAAGTGAGCAGGACCGTCTTCCGGCGTCTTCGGGAGCGAAGCGACCGAAGGCTCGTCAGAGCGACGCTCTGACGGCGGCGACCGGACGGGGGCTTTCTAAGACTCGTTCTCGACGGTTCTCGCAGTCGTCGCGGCGGTCCCTGCGGTCAGTTCCGTCGGCATCGAGCCAAGTAAAAGAGACTCCGACCTCGCTCCGAAGCTACTCCGCCTCGAAGTGGACCGTCTCGTCCGCGGCGGGAATCATCTTCGTCGCGTCCATGTCGAGGAACGACGCCGCGTCCGCCTGCACGTCTTGGCCCGTCTCGGACCCGAACGACTCGTTCATCGCGCCCGGACTCTCGAACCAGAGTTGGGCCACGTAGTCGTAGCCCGCCTTCTCGGGGTCCGTGGGGACCGACGAGGTGTACCGCTGAAGCCCCGGCAGGTCGTTGACGAGGGGCGCGTGTTCCTCGTGCATGTACTCGATGCACTCGTCGTGGCTGGTGTCGTCGTCGCGGACGGCGAGGATTACCATCTTGCAGGTCATCGTCGGGGTTTCGGGGTCTGCGGTCGTGAAAGTTGGGATTCGGCCGACGGGACTCGAACGCGGGGAGTAAGTCGGCCTCGGAACGCAGATGGAGGGAGCAGGTAGCAGGGGAAGAAGCAGGAAGCTAGCTACTCCCGACTCCCACCGAAACGAGAGTGGAAGAAGCAGAAAGCTAGCTACTTCCGAGTCCTATGAGACCGCACCGCCCCGCACCGCCACCGCGGGCCACACCCTCCCCAACCGACTGCGGTCCTCGGCCTGCGTCCTGCGGTCCTCGTCCACCGTCGGAAGCGAGTTCCGACGAGCAGTCGGCGCACAACGCCGACGACCTCGCACGAATGGGCGCGACACGCTACGCGGTCGCGCCAGCACGCGCCGGGGACGAAAAATCGTACAGCGCGCGCCGGGGTGGATGTCGAACCACGGGCGAAACGCCGGCCCGAGCGCGACCGTTCCCCGGCGCAGACCCCAGTCCCCCGACCCCGAGCAACTGCCGCAGTCGAAACCGTGAAACCCCGAACGCGCGAACCTCCACGTAGCGAATGACCCTCACCAAGCGCATCATCCCGTGCATCGACGTGGACTTAGACGACGAGGGCGACCCCGCCGTCTACACGGGCGTCAACTTCGAGGACCTCGAATACACCGGCGACCCGGTGGAGATGGCCCGCGAGTACAACGAGTCGGGGGCCGACGAGTTCGTCTTCCTCGACATCACCGCGAGCGCCGACGGCCGCGAGACCATGCTCGGCGTCGTCGAAGACGTGGCCGACGAAATCTTCATTCCCCTCACCGTCGGCGGCGGCATCCGGACCACCGAGGACATCAAAGAGACCCTGCGCGCCGGGGCCGACAAGGTGTCTATCAACTCCGGAGCGATAGCGAACCCGGACCTCGTGAACGAGGGCGCGAAAGCGTTCGGAAGCCAGTGCATCGTCATCTCGGTGGACGCCGAGCGCCGATACGACGAGCAAGGCGACCACTACGTCGAGGTGGACGGCGAGTCCTGCTGGTTCGAGTGTACCGTCAAAGGCGGCCGGGAGGGGACCGGTCTCGACGTGGTGTCGTGGGCCGAGGAAGCCGAGGAACGCGGAGCTGGCGAACTCTTCGTCAACTCCATCGACGCCGACGGCACGAAAGACGGCTACGACATCCCGCTCACGAAGGCCGTCTGTGACGCCGTGGACACGCCGGTCATCGCCTCGTCGGGATGCGGCGGTCCCGAGGACATGTACGAGGTGTTCGAGGACGCGGGCGCTGACGCCGCGCTCGCGGCCTCTATCTTCCACTTCGGCGAGTACTCGATTCGAGAGGTCAAGGAGTACCTCGACGACCACGGCGTGCCGGTCCGACTCTGACCGAGGTTTCTTCTGCGCGCCAGCGGTGACTCGTCTACCATCTATCGACCCCAATCCAGAAGGTAAAAATCACGTCGGAAGAACGTGGATTTCATGCACGAAATCGAAGCAGATTCGAGCCGTAACCGATTGTACGTCACTCTCGCGGGACGGTTCGACGAGGACGAGGCCGCGGCGTCCGCCGAGCGAACTATCGAGGCGACGGAGCGACTCGACCCCGGATTCGACGTAGTGACCGACATCCGGGAGTTGGAGGCGAGTCCCCAAGAGGCGAAGACCCACCTCGAACGCTCGAAGCTATTCCTCTCGGCCCACGACGTGGGCACCGTCGTCCGCGTCGTCGGCGACTCGCCGCTGGCGGAGATGCAGTTCGACCGGACCGGCGACGCGGAGTACGCCGTCGAAACCGCCGAGAGCGTCGAAGCGGCCGAGAAACTGCTCGACGACGCCGACGCCGGAGCGTGAGCGCAGTCTGAGCGCAGTCGGGCTTAGAGTCCGGGCGCGCCGAGCGCACTCGCGTTGCCCGCGGCCGTGGTGGTCTCGCCACCGGCAGTCGTAGTCTCCTCGCCGCCCATGCCGCCCCCGAGGACGCCCAGACCGATAGAGGCGTTCTCGACGCCGACGCTGTCGGCTTCGATGCTGTCGAGGACCGCGCTACCGACGCTCAGCGTTCCGACTTCGACAGTCGATTGGTCTGCTATCGTCGCGGCGTCACCCGTCACGCCGGGCGAGATTGCCGCGCGCACGTCGTTGATTTCCACGTCGCCGACGGTCCCCTCGTCCACCGACAGCGAGTCGATGGTGATTTCCGAGAGCGAGGCGTTTTCGAGCGTCGCGTTCTCTCCCTCGGGCGGCGCGCCGCCGAACAGCGCTTCCGCGACGGTCTGGTTGCGAATGGTCACGTCCTGAAGCGTGACGTTCCGGAGCGTCGCGTTGACGACGGTGAGGTTCGTCGCGGTGGCGGTGCCGAGCGAGTCGGCCGCGGCGGTTCCCGCTTCGGTCGTCTCGCCCGTCGCGGTTCCGGCGGTGGTCGTCTCTGCTCCGCCGTCGCTACTCAGCGTCGTCTCGTTCAGCACCACCTGCCGGACGGTGGCGTTCGTCAGTTCCAACCGCTGTATCGTCAGGTTCTCGTAGGTGAGTTCGGTGTCGTTCTGCGCGCCGTCTTGGGCCGCGAGCGCGCCCGATTCGACCGCCGACGGGGTGTGCGAGGTGTGTGCGTTCGGCGTCGCCGCGAGCGCCGAGGATGCCCCGGCGAGCAGTACCAGCGCCGCTACGACGATTGGGCGTGTTCTCATGCGGACTGGACTTTTCGGACTGCGCCAATAAACCGCCGCGACCGTTCGGGAGTTCCGTGCCCGATTACGGCCGTTAGGCACGGCTTATCCCCGATTCGAGGCGTTCTCCGGGCGGACGCGCGGACGGACGGTTCGTCGGCGGGCGATAAACGGACTGAACGGTCGCAGTTCGTCGCTCCACTCGCCCGCACGACTCCCGACGCCGGGAGCGCCAGCGACCGGCGTCGGGCAGTCGCACGGAGTCCGCGCTCGGTGTCAGACGGCCGGAGTCCGCGCTCGGCGTCTCCCCTTCGGGTCGCCGCCTCGGACGCACCGATGTATGGTTATAAGAAACAATTTCGTTGCTGAGAGAAACGTAGAAGTTGCTCGACTGCGGACCGCGCTCTCGAAGTCGGTTCAGGCCGCGTTCTCGTAGGCGTCCACGAACGTCGCGGTCTTGTTCTTGATGTCGCCCGCGGCGCTCTCTAGCGTATCGAGGGGGTCGGCCTCGCCCTCGGTCTTGATGGTCAGAATCGGTTCGGTCTGGCCACCGGACTGCTCGGGGTTCACGTCGTACGTCGCGGCCGCGACCGTCTCCTGTTCGAGGAGCGTGCCCTTCAGCACGTTCATGAAGGTGTGGTCCTCACCGGCGATTTCGATAGAGAGTTCGTCCTCGGCCTTCTCGATGACCCGTAGTTCCATACCCCTCAGTTCTGGCTTTGCGCGTTTCAACATTACGGAACGCGACTTCTTCGCTCGCGGGAGGGGATGTCTTCGGACGGGGGCCTCTCGACCTACCGCGCGGTAACGTCCATCAGCATCTCGTTTTTCGGTTCCGCGGCCAGTCCCGCCTCGAACTCCAGCGGTTCCTCGCCCACGTAGTCGAGTTCGAACTCCCGAGCAATCGTCGGGAGCATGATTCGGAGTTCCATCTTTCCGAACCGCTCGCCGATACACCGGTGGGGACCGGCACCGAACGGCGCGTAGGCGTACTTGGGCAGTTCGCGTTCGAGCGTTCCGTCCCATCGCTCGGGCCGGAACGCCATCGGGTCGTCGTAGTACTGCTCGTCGTGGTGGAGCAACCAAATCGGCAGGAAAATCGCCGCTCCGTCGCTAATCTCGTACCCGTTTATCGTGACCGGTTCCTGCGGTTGTCTGAACACGGTGTGGCCGGGCGCGCGGAGACGGAGCGTCTCCTTGATGATTTTGTTCGTGTAGTCGAGGTTCCGGACGTTCGTCGGGGTGATTCCCTCGTCGCCGACCACCTCGTCTACCTCGGCGAAGAACTGCTCGCGTTCGTTCTCGTTGTTCGAGAGCAGGTGGAACGCGTACGTCAACGCGAGGGCCGTAGTCTCGTGCCCGGCGAACATCAGGGTAATCATCTCGTTGCGGAGCGTCTCGGTGGACATCTGGTGGCCGTCGTCGGCCTCCGCGTCTATCATGACCGACAGGAGCGTGTCGTCGTCCTCGTCCGCGCGTTCCCGAATGATTCGGTCCAGCGTGTCGTTCAACTTCTCTTGGGTCTTCTCGTACCGGCGGTTCGCTGGCGTCGGGAACCAACTCGGGAAGACCTGATTCGATGCCGCCGTCTTGTCGCTAATCGCCTCGCACGCCTCCTTGATTGCGGGGTAGTCGGCCACGTCGTCGATTCCGAACGCGGTCCGAGCGAACACGTCGAGCGTGAGAGCTTTCATCTCCGCTTCGATGTCGAGGGTCTCGCCGTCGCTCCATCCCTCGATTAGCTCCTCGGTCGCAGTCTTCATCTCCTCGGCGTACGACTTGATTCGCTGGGGGTAGAACGCTGGCTGAATCATCTCCCGCTGTTGACGCCAGAACTCACCTTCGCTGGCACCGATACCCTCTCTGAACACCTCGCGGAACTCCCGCGGTCGCTGGTACTTCTCGTCGTCCTCAACGAGAACTTTCTCGAACAGTTCCGGACTGCTGAGGATGTAGCCGTCTCGTCCCAGTCCGCCGTCTACGTAAACGATGTCCCCGTACTCCTCGGCCCACTCTTTCCGATACTCGAAGGGATTCAGTCCGTACTTCGGCATGCTACCGACCAGCGGAAGGCCCGACGGTCCCGGCGGTGTCTGGTTCCCACTCATATCCGCTACAAAACTATTAATTATGTAACTATTTTCTAATTATTGTTGAAACATTCTCTCCAAATATTGGTGTAGTATGATTCACATTTTGCGCCCGACCCGCGACTCCGGACATTCATTTATACGATGCTGGTCAAAACCATCGGTATGGTTCAGTTGCCCTCATGGTTGCCAGCGCCGGAACAGGTCGCCATTCCGCTCGCCGTTCTGCTGTCGCTCGTTCTGGTCCGGCGACTCGACGGGCCGAGCGGTCGGTGGGGCCAGCGACTTCGCTCGCGGTTCCTGCTCGGCGTTCCGTGGGGAACGCTCGTCTCGATAGCGGGCGTCCTCGCGGTGTATCTGTTCGTTCAGCAGGGGTGGAACCACTGGCGAAATCCCGTGACGCTCCCGTTCTCCTCGTGGTCGTATCTCTACCCGACGGGTTGGTTGCTCGCACCGTTCTCCCACACCGGGCCGGGCCACCTCGTCGGCAACCTCACGACGACGCTCGCCGTCGCACCGCTGGCGGAGTACTTCTTCGGTCACTTCCCGTCGAAGCGCGGCGAGAACCCCTTCTTCTCGCGGACCTCGAACCCGTGGATTCGCGCGTTCGTCATCTTCCCCGCGGGCGTGGCGCTGGTCGGTCTGGCGACCAGCGTCTTCGCGTGGGGACCAATCATCGGCTTCTCGGGCGTGGCGTTCGCGTTCGTCGGGTTCGCGCTGGTCCGATACCCCCTGATGACCGTGGTCGCGGTGTCGGCGCAGGGTGCCATCCGGACCGCCTACCGCGCCATGCGCGACCCCGTGATTCAGGGGTCGGCCTCGCGGAGTTTCGGCGACCCGTGGTGGTTCGGTATCGCGGTGCAGGGCCACGCGCTCGGTCTTCTGCTCGGCATCCTGCTCGGGGTCGCGGTTCTCTACCGGCGGCGCGAACGCGTCGGCGCGCTCCGACTCTGGACCGGCACGGTGGTTCTCGGCATGTCGATGACGCTCTGGGCGCTCTGGTGGTATCGCGGCGAGAGTACCTACGTCCTCTATCGCGGGTTGGGCGTCGTCTTCGTGGTGGCGCTCGCCGCCCTGACCACCGTCGCGGCGACTGCCGACCGCAGACCCCTCTTCGGCGACGTGTCCCGCCAGCAGGTCGGCCTGCTGGCGCTGTTGCTCCCGCTGGCGGTCATGGTCGGCGTGGCGGTCCCGGTCAACCTCACCACGGTCGGGGACGCCAGCGTACCCGGCGACGGCCCGGCGGTCGAAGTCCGGGGCTACAACGTGACCTACGCCGAGAACGTGCCGAACCAGAAGGTCTCGGCCATCGACGTGTCGCTGTTCGGCGAGACGACCGACGTGACCACCAGCGGCGTCGTCGTGGTCAACGAGGACCGCGAAATCTGGACCCAAGCCGTCTCGAAGGGGCGTCTCGCCTTCGGCGGCCGGGCGGGGGTCCGGGTCGGCGGCGTCGGGTGGTCGGAGGTCGTCAACGTCCAGCGCCGGGGGTGGTCGGTCGTGGACGGCGGAACCACCTATCAGGTGTGGCTTCGCGGCCCGGACGACGACGAGTGGACTCACGCGTTCGCCTCCGAACCGGCGATAGCCGGGCCGAAACTCTCGAATCGGTCGGTCGCAATCGTCCCGAACCAAGGCACTTTCGTCGTCCACGTCACACAGAATAACTCGACGGTCGCGGACGCGCCGATGCCCGCCGTGGGCGGGAACGTGACCCTCGACGGCATCCGGTTCGAACGCAGGGGACCGAAACTGTTCGCGGCCTACGACGGGACCAGAGTCCGGGTCGCGTCCCGCGAGACGTACAACTGAGTCGGGGACCGGCGGACCCCTCCGTCAGCGCCACCGAATCCGGAACACCTCGGCGTCGATTACCTCGCGGTCGCTGGTCTGGTGGGCGAACTGCCGGGCGAGCGCCAACTCCGCGCGGAAGGCGTGCGTCACCTCGCCGCCCTCGTCGGCGGCGAAGGACTCCACGAACTCCCGACTCCCGGCGTTGTGAATCGAGTAGGAGACCCCCGAAATCTCGCTGGCGGTCGCCAGAAACGCGCGGTCGGCGTGTTCGTTGCCCGCCTGCGCGCCGAACGGCGGGTTCATCAGGACCGTGACGTTCGCGCGGTCGGCGTCCGGCGGGCAGAGCGGCGCGCGGGCGGCGTCGGCCACCATCCACTCGACGCCGGTCGCGGACGCGGGCGCGTCCGCGTCCGCGACGCCCGCGTCTGCGCCCTCGCCCTCGCTCGCGCCCGCGACCCCGACCGCGCGCTCGTTCTCGCGGGCCTGCGCGAGTGCCGCGGGGTCGCGGTCTAGCGCGAGGACGCGCGCGGGACCGCGGAACGCCGCCCCGAGCGCCAGCATCCCGGTCCCGGTGCCGAGGTCCACCACCGTTCTCCCGGCGATGTCCCCCTGCACGCTGGCGAGGTGGACGAGGTGGGCCGCGAGGTCCGCGGGCGTCGGGTACTGCTCCAAGTCGAGTCGGGGGTCCGCGAACCCCTCGACCCGCGAGAGACGGCGCTCCAGCGCGGCCTTGTTCATGCGTGTGGGGAGTCGTTCCGCGTAAGTGAGCGTTCGGGTTCTCTCTCGGCTTGTTTTGTTCCGCGTCGGAGGTTGGGTACCGTTTTCGGACGAGTGCCGTCGCTCTGCACCGCGGGAACGGAGTGATGAATCCCTCGAAAGCCCCGCCCGCTCGCGGGTTTTACGACCCGCGAGCGGGCGGCCCTTACCCCTCCCACGGCGGTCGGCGGGCGCGCTACTGGAGTTGCGCCGGGCGCGTTTCGGCGGTCGGCCGAGCGCGACCGAACGCACAAATGTAGAGAAATATTTAGAAAAGGGAAAAATTTCTCTTGGCTAGGTACAGATTGCCGAAAGACAGCTTTGTCAGTGTTCGAGCGTGATGGGACCGGCCACGTCGAGGGTGACACCCTCGCGGCGGGCGCGTTCCGCGACCGCCGCGAGCGCCGGGCGGACCTTCGACTCGTCGGCCACGCTGTCGAACTCGACGGTGACGGTACTCGCGCCGAGGAACGAGGCGGCCTGCACGTACTCGCGCACGCGGTCGGCCTCGTCCTGAGTGGCGAACGAGCAGTCCTCGCCGAAGCAGGCGCTCACGACCACGCGGGCGGCCACGAAGTCGTCGGCGTCGAGTTCACGCTTGAGTTCCCGGAGGTCCTCGCGGGCCGTCGAAGGGATGGCGTCGGCGTCGAGACTGACCGGCGTGGCGTCTTCTACGCGACAGCGTTCGATAGCAGTTCGGACATCTGCGGAACGGGTGGCGCTCATCGTTACCAGCACATACCCCTTACTCATACAAAAAGGTTAGGCAAATGCATGTCAGTTATATCCTCGGCGATGGTAATCTCCCTTACACCTAACAACGCTTCTCTAGTTGAAACTCTCACGATTAAACTTAATATAGAGCAATTCGACACAAAAGTATGCGCTCCCCTGACAGTCAGCGACACGGTGCATCGAGTCGAATCGGCAGGCGGACGTTCCTCCGGGGGACGGCCGCAACGGTCGGTCTCGCGGGATTTGTCGGGTCCGCGTCCGCCTTCGAGGGCGACGACGGCGACATCACCGGCGCGGCCGACTTCCCGCGGGCGACCACCCGCGGCCACTTCGACATCCACTGGTGGTACGGCGACCAGTTGACCGACGGTCACACCGCGTGGGACTACAGCACGGTCGGCGACATTCCGGGCTACGGGACGGCCAACCCCAACGAGGTTCTCGTCTCGGTCCACGGTTGGCGAGTCGCGCCCGACGAGGCCCCCGACCACTTCGCCACGGTGAAGCAGTCGCTCCGGAACAACGGCTACGACTACCCGGTTATCGGATTCAGCTACGACTCGGACACCAGCACCGACAACTGGTGGCCCACGACCGACATCGCCGAGCGAAACGGCAAGAAACTCGCCAACTTCCTGACCGACTACCGCTCACGGACCGGCGCGCGAATCCGACTTATTGGTCACTCGATGGGCGGCCGGGTCGTGCCCGCGACGCTCCGCGCACTCAACGGACTCGGCAAGTCGGACTTCGTGGAGTCGGCGACGCTTCTCGGCGCGGCGACAGACAACGACGCGGTGGCCGTAGACGGCGAGTACGGAGACGACATCGCCGTGGCCGCCAAGTCGGTAGACAACTACTGGAAGTCCGACGACGGCGTGCTGAACTGGGCGTACTCCACGGCCGAGTTCGATTCGGCGGTCGGGGAAGAGGGCTGTGAGGGCACTCCGCCCGCGAACTACGACGACCACAACGTCGATTACGTGCC
It contains:
- a CDS encoding esterase/lipase family protein, with translation MRSPDSQRHGASSRIGRRTFLRGTAATVGLAGFVGSASAFEGDDGDITGAADFPRATTRGHFDIHWWYGDQLTDGHTAWDYSTVGDIPGYGTANPNEVLVSVHGWRVAPDEAPDHFATVKQSLRNNGYDYPVIGFSYDSDTSTDNWWPTTDIAERNGKKLANFLTDYRSRTGARIRLIGHSMGGRVVPATLRALNGLGKSDFVESATLLGAATDNDAVAVDGEYGDDIAVAAKSVDNYWKSDDGVLNWAYSTAEFDSAVGEEGCEGTPPANYDDHNVDYVPDHFSYHQPGDGCMAEVVSNF